In Micromonospora purpureochromogenes, a single window of DNA contains:
- a CDS encoding FtsK/SpoIIIE domain-containing protein has product MDTVAGPKSRTNRAAALHRRAAATAVAAAGVLDETRPAPADQRRQYELADRLRTAAAVLAPGWAGAPLDTLAPDTPAGEENPPFVRVGTAAPLDDARFPALVPLLGTGHLTLDVDAREPRAVGLLRAVLLRLLAATPAGCLLVRAVDGAGDTFASFAPLADAGLLPPPAVDVAGLRAVLTEAEQWVSPGTGRPRRHDRTLLLVIAGLPELTGPSDLARIEALAAQGRPAGLHLVVAGWPPPGPYAARPPLPEATRLELRTAYALLGDPPGSPFGGPGGDGPGGLNSPVFVDEDPGPDLIGQVCRRLAAQVEEGSRLCLAELLPPPEEPLWQAGSTDGLSTTVGDANGRPVTVGFTELTPHWLVSGRSDAGRSAFLTNALLGLAARYGPDELVLHLVDLGDGESFVEFLQTERDRSWVPQVRAAAMAADPEYVRDLFDQLAAETRRREEASARAGGQRYAQLREHQSLPRIVCVIDNFPLLLATRDPVAADVLARLDGLARAGRAYGIHLVLAGSGDLGIGAGPAPRDSVLGQFPVRVALSGGGAVLAPTNDAAAGLAVGSAVVNTAGGLGGPRGATRGHERLVRFPDPHDAPETIERLRHRLFEARPEGTTPPVVFAGWARPLLRNDPRLRAALAGRAGGPAALLGRAVDVARTTVAIPLGPVAGRNLAVLGAGTGAAGLLANAARSTAAHHPPGAARFVLAPLAEGSAALAAGLATELAQRQRVETVDAAGLLAAMDGDGPAYLVVFGVDLATAEELPVERLRTLLREGPPTGIHLLGWWRTVPPFAALLEPDGEVDKLAAVAAVDVPGAMLGAVFGRPVEWRPRPGRVVLWDGPGERGTVLVPFADEEEPA; this is encoded by the coding sequence GTGGACACGGTGGCCGGTCCGAAGTCGCGTACGAACCGTGCCGCCGCCCTGCACCGGCGGGCCGCCGCCACCGCCGTGGCCGCCGCCGGCGTGCTCGACGAAACCCGCCCGGCCCCGGCCGACCAGCGCCGGCAGTACGAGCTGGCCGACCGGCTGCGGACCGCGGCGGCGGTGCTCGCGCCGGGCTGGGCCGGCGCCCCGCTGGACACCTTGGCGCCGGACACCCCGGCCGGCGAGGAGAACCCGCCGTTCGTCCGGGTCGGCACCGCGGCACCGCTGGACGACGCCCGCTTCCCCGCGCTGGTGCCGCTGCTCGGCACCGGCCACCTGACGCTCGACGTCGACGCCCGGGAGCCCCGGGCGGTCGGCCTGCTCCGGGCCGTACTGCTGCGGCTGCTGGCCGCGACGCCGGCCGGCTGCCTGCTGGTACGCGCGGTGGACGGCGCCGGCGACACCTTCGCGTCCTTCGCGCCGCTGGCCGACGCGGGTCTGCTGCCGCCGCCGGCGGTGGACGTGGCCGGCCTGCGGGCGGTGCTGACCGAGGCCGAGCAGTGGGTCTCCCCAGGCACCGGCCGGCCCCGCCGGCACGACCGTACGCTGCTGCTGGTGATCGCCGGGCTGCCGGAGCTGACCGGGCCGAGCGACCTGGCCCGGATCGAGGCGCTGGCCGCCCAGGGCCGCCCCGCCGGCCTGCACCTGGTCGTCGCCGGCTGGCCCCCACCCGGCCCGTACGCGGCCCGCCCGCCGCTGCCGGAGGCCACCCGGCTGGAGCTGCGGACCGCGTACGCGCTGCTCGGCGATCCGCCCGGCAGCCCGTTCGGCGGGCCGGGCGGCGACGGACCGGGGGGCCTGAACTCTCCGGTCTTCGTGGACGAGGACCCGGGGCCGGACCTGATCGGGCAGGTCTGCCGGCGGTTGGCCGCGCAGGTGGAGGAAGGCTCCCGGCTCTGCCTCGCCGAGCTGCTGCCGCCGCCCGAGGAGCCGCTCTGGCAGGCCGGCTCGACCGACGGGCTCTCCACCACGGTGGGCGACGCCAACGGGCGGCCGGTGACCGTCGGCTTCACCGAGCTGACGCCGCACTGGCTGGTCAGCGGTCGATCCGACGCCGGCCGGTCGGCGTTCCTCACCAACGCGCTGCTCGGCCTCGCCGCGCGGTACGGCCCGGACGAGCTGGTGCTGCACCTGGTGGACCTCGGTGACGGCGAGTCCTTCGTGGAGTTCCTGCAGACCGAGCGGGACCGCTCATGGGTGCCGCAGGTCCGGGCCGCCGCGATGGCCGCCGATCCGGAGTACGTGCGGGACCTGTTCGACCAGTTGGCGGCGGAGACCCGCCGGCGGGAGGAGGCGAGCGCCCGGGCCGGCGGGCAGCGCTACGCGCAGCTGCGGGAGCACCAGTCGCTGCCCCGGATCGTCTGCGTGATCGACAACTTCCCGCTGCTGCTGGCGACCCGGGATCCGGTCGCCGCGGACGTGCTCGCCCGGCTGGACGGCCTGGCCCGCGCCGGGCGCGCGTACGGCATCCACCTCGTGCTGGCCGGCTCGGGTGACCTGGGCATCGGGGCGGGGCCGGCGCCGCGCGACTCGGTGCTGGGCCAGTTCCCGGTGCGGGTGGCGCTCTCCGGTGGCGGCGCGGTGCTCGCGCCCACCAACGACGCGGCGGCGGGCCTGGCGGTGGGCAGCGCGGTGGTCAACACCGCGGGCGGGCTGGGCGGGCCGCGCGGCGCCACCCGGGGTCACGAGCGGCTGGTCCGCTTCCCCGACCCGCACGACGCCCCGGAGACGATCGAGCGGCTCCGGCACCGGCTCTTCGAGGCCCGCCCGGAGGGGACCACCCCGCCGGTGGTCTTCGCGGGCTGGGCCCGGCCGCTGCTGCGCAACGACCCCCGGCTGCGGGCCGCCCTGGCCGGCCGGGCCGGTGGGCCGGCGGCCCTGCTCGGCCGGGCGGTGGACGTGGCCCGGACGACGGTCGCCATCCCGCTCGGCCCGGTGGCCGGCCGCAACCTCGCCGTCCTCGGGGCGGGTACGGGGGCGGCCGGGCTGCTGGCGAACGCCGCGCGGAGCACCGCTGCCCACCATCCGCCGGGTGCCGCCCGATTCGTGCTCGCGCCGCTGGCCGAGGGCTCCGCCGCCCTGGCGGCCGGGTTGGCGACCGAGCTGGCGCAACGGCAGCGGGTGGAGACGGTCGACGCGGCGGGCCTGCTGGCGGCGATGGACGGCGACGGGCCGGCGTACCTGGTGGTGTTCGGGGTGGACCTGGCGACGGCGGAGGAGCTGCCGGTGGAGCGGCTGCGCACCCTGCTGCGCGAGGGTCCGCCGACCGGTATTCACCTGCTGGGCTGGTGGCGGACGGTGCCGCCGTTCGCGGCGCTGCTGGAGCCGGACGGCGAGGTCGACAAGCTGGCCGCGGTCGCCGCGGTGGACGTGCCGGGGGCGATGCTCGGCGCGGTGTTCGGTCGACCGGTGGAGTGGCGGCCCCGCCCCGGCCGGGTGGTGCTCTGGGACGGTCCGGGTGAACGGGGCACGGTGCTGGTGCCCTTCGCCGACGAGGAGGAGCCGGCGTGA
- the folE gene encoding GTP cyclohydrolase I FolE: protein MAASSTEPDGDEALDYVAARLISGKLTGRPIEDTMDLGRIEKAVREILIAVGEDPDRDGLQQTPARVARAYAELFAGLRVDPAQVLSTTFEANHQELVLVRHIDVMSLCEHHLLPFRGSAHIGYIPGPDGRITGLSKLARLVEVFARRPQVQERLTSQIADLLMNKLAPRGVVVVLECEHMCMAMRGIQKSGAQTITSAVRGTLQHDAKSRAEAMALIIPR from the coding sequence CTGGCCGCCTCGTCGACCGAGCCCGACGGCGACGAGGCCCTGGACTACGTCGCGGCCCGGCTGATCAGCGGCAAGCTGACCGGCCGCCCGATCGAGGACACCATGGACCTCGGCCGGATCGAGAAGGCCGTCCGCGAGATCCTCATCGCGGTCGGGGAGGACCCCGACCGGGACGGACTCCAGCAGACCCCGGCCCGGGTGGCCCGGGCGTACGCGGAACTCTTCGCCGGCCTCCGGGTCGACCCGGCGCAGGTGCTCAGCACCACCTTCGAGGCCAACCACCAGGAGCTGGTGCTCGTCCGGCACATCGACGTGATGAGCCTCTGCGAGCACCACCTGCTGCCGTTCCGGGGCAGCGCGCACATCGGCTACATCCCCGGGCCGGACGGCCGGATCACCGGCCTGTCCAAGCTGGCCCGGCTGGTCGAGGTCTTCGCCCGCCGCCCGCAGGTCCAGGAGCGGCTCACCTCGCAGATCGCCGACCTGCTGATGAACAAGCTGGCGCCGCGCGGCGTCGTCGTGGTGCTCGAGTGCGAGCACATGTGCATGGCGATGCGTGGCATCCAGAAGAGCGGCGCCCAGACCATCACCTCCGCGGTGCGGGGCACCCTCCAGCACGACGCGAAGTCGCGGGCCGAGGCGATGGCCCTGATCATCCCGCGCTGA